One region of Acidobacteriota bacterium genomic DNA includes:
- the gatB gene encoding Asp-tRNA(Asn)/Glu-tRNA(Gln) amidotransferase subunit GatB, whose protein sequence is MREKYESVIGLEIHAQLKTESKIFCGCATRFGDEPNANTCPVCLGLPGALPVMNRQALTMATRAALALNLHINQESIFSRKNYFYPDLPKGYQISQYDRPFSEHGWVEIPSADRDESGKPVKWHLKKFHITRLHLEEDAGKSIHDGLRETHIKSYVDLNRSGTPLAEIVSEPDFRSSWEAYDYVQFLRRTLQYIGVCDGNLEEGNLRCDANVSVRLKGAEKLGTKVELKNLNSFRFLQKAIEYEIDRQIAVIEAGGVIVQETRLWNEKESKTFSMRSKEEAHDYRYFPEPDLPPLRVSREFIDEQQAAMPELPETRRRRFIETYALSFEDAALLTDTRAMADYYEAVVSECGNAKAAANWLLNELVRELKNANCEIQDSPVTASALAEMIQLIDDGTISGKMAKDVLVEMYKTGKPAKAVVDALGGGQISDEATIRAMVEQVVRDNPKQLEQYRAGKTNLYGFFVGQTLKASGGKANPQIVNKLLKEILDS, encoded by the coding sequence ATGAGAGAGAAATACGAATCGGTTATCGGTCTTGAAATTCATGCCCAGCTCAAGACCGAATCGAAAATATTCTGCGGCTGTGCAACCCGATTTGGCGATGAACCGAATGCCAATACCTGTCCGGTCTGTTTGGGACTCCCCGGCGCGTTGCCGGTAATGAATCGCCAGGCATTAACCATGGCGACGCGCGCGGCATTGGCTTTGAATCTGCATATTAATCAGGAATCGATTTTTTCGCGGAAGAATTATTTCTATCCAGACCTGCCGAAAGGCTATCAAATCTCGCAATATGACCGCCCGTTTTCCGAGCACGGCTGGGTTGAAATTCCTTCAGCCGACCGTGACGAAAGCGGCAAGCCCGTCAAATGGCACCTGAAAAAATTTCACATCACGCGATTGCACCTCGAAGAGGATGCAGGGAAATCCATTCACGATGGACTGCGCGAAACCCATATCAAATCTTATGTTGATTTGAATCGCAGCGGAACCCCGCTTGCCGAAATCGTTTCCGAACCGGATTTTCGCTCGTCCTGGGAAGCTTACGACTATGTACAGTTTTTGCGCCGCACCCTGCAATACATCGGCGTTTGCGATGGCAATCTGGAAGAAGGCAATCTGCGTTGTGATGCCAATGTCTCTGTGCGTTTGAAAGGCGCAGAAAAATTAGGCACCAAGGTTGAACTGAAAAACTTAAACTCATTTCGCTTTTTGCAAAAAGCTATTGAATACGAGATTGACCGGCAAATCGCCGTCATCGAAGCGGGCGGCGTGATTGTTCAGGAAACCCGGCTTTGGAATGAGAAGGAATCGAAAACCTTTTCCATGCGCTCGAAAGAAGAGGCGCACGATTATCGTTATTTTCCTGAACCCGATTTACCGCCGCTGCGGGTAAGCCGGGAATTTATCGACGAACAGCAAGCGGCGATGCCGGAGTTGCCTGAAACTCGCAGGCGCAGGTTTATTGAAACTTATGCCTTATCGTTCGAGGATGCGGCGCTTCTGACCGACACGCGGGCGATGGCTGATTATTATGAAGCGGTGGTCAGTGAATGCGGCAATGCCAAAGCCGCAGCCAACTGGTTATTGAATGAACTGGTGCGCGAGTTGAAAAACGCGAATTGCGAAATCCAGGATAGCCCGGTGACGGCGAGCGCGCTTGCCGAAATGATTCAATTGATTGACGACGGCACCATCAGCGGCAAGATGGCTAAAGATGTGCTGGTTGAAATGTACAAAACCGGCAAGCCGGCTAAAGCAGTGGTTGACGCTTTAGGTGGCGGGCAGATTTCTGATGAAGCCACGATTCGCGCGATGGTTGAGCAGGTTGTTCGTGATAATCCCAAACAGCTTGAACAATATCGCGCCGGAAAAACCAACCTTTACGGATTTTTTGTCGGGCAGACTTTGAAAGCGAGTGGTGGCAAAGCCAATCCGCAAATCGTCAACAAATTATTGAAAGAGATTCTCGACAGCTAG
- a CDS encoding peptidylprolyl isomerase, producing MKNIRFRLTAISLLFLTVFVISCGTDAGSEDEVAVIETNYGKIVVELFPKETPKTVANFKNLIREGFYNGTKFHRLARATDKVAAIQGGDPNSINGDPATWGTGQPNQKTVPAEFSQNIKHVRGTISMARRGNDINSATSQFFICVTEMPNWDGQYSAFGKVIEGMNVVDTIARAPVLPKTERPVDPVVVTRMVIEKRNHTKP from the coding sequence TTGAAGAACATAAGATTTCGTTTAACGGCAATTTCATTATTGTTTTTAACGGTTTTTGTGATTTCATGCGGGACGGATGCGGGGTCTGAAGACGAAGTCGCGGTGATTGAAACCAATTACGGGAAAATCGTTGTTGAACTTTTTCCTAAAGAAACGCCGAAAACCGTTGCCAATTTTAAAAATTTGATTCGCGAAGGCTTTTATAACGGCACGAAATTTCATCGCCTTGCCCGCGCCACCGACAAAGTGGCGGCGATTCAAGGCGGCGATCCCAATTCGATAAACGGCGACCCTGCAACCTGGGGAACCGGTCAACCGAATCAAAAAACCGTTCCGGCAGAGTTTTCGCAAAATATTAAACATGTGCGCGGAACGATTTCGATGGCAAGACGCGGCAATGACATCAACAGCGCCACCAGTCAGTTTTTTATTTGTGTGACCGAGATGCCCAATTGGGACGGGCAATATTCGGCATTCGGCAAAGTCATCGAAGGCATGAATGTTGTCGATACCATTGCCCGCGCGCCGGTGCTGCCGAAAACCGAAAGACCAGTTGACCCGGTTGTGGTGACGCGCATGGTTATCGAAAAACGCAATCATACAAAGCCCTGA
- a CDS encoding GAF domain-containing protein, giving the protein MNTLLNNPLVLAGAGLALIVLLVAILIFRRSRSGGKKSEKQIREELAALERENHFASDANWVSYTDSGEEVASQIARLFREHLSIQLFKIYAGRDNQAVFQNILPKDSTGLVTNELAQAANLPAEVSAQSALNFTWPQISNINVLAPDKAFGEGEAITIIPWRGAYGWSGIMVGNPLTTPPNDVLAKYKQPINDLTTKLAIALEMAQAKGSSASGSSLPNGDSFYKTLLKSIDEENPYPEILKDITAIIGADSAALWMPDAGSQVLKLEAAYGLRSSEFLPQPQGQGLTGTVFDTKAPLALEDAPADPRCLFPREARESGIVSYLGVPLMSNGTALGVLEVHTNKPKWWEERDADNLEKIAQTVSEFIQKKSNRNNRFQVENAYLGLSEALQLLRSPDELMNAVVEVLGHALNVSRALVVDLAKTPVVIKHEFKAEDARPGLGFSFNDAGVQQIIAAVGKNLRHNIADSAARSLLGEQIAHSLDVQSELAIPVKINGRVRALILLHQCATNREWRQSEIDFSERVGRQLALSLASLETQVQVPAVAAYQTGDLDKSAQTILNALSESIIGLDKDGRIAFFNATAQTHLGLMPDDLGNPATLTDSLTMTDDYFWNRVIACKEKTQFDAVLKVAANNPSVSQARAFNNHGKAQVNVNISPLRNDDNQINGFLVLINPAAEEAETTANLNLRLVQLKEELAVVEKNLAEAKSAEMQARLRIEKLNSLAASGKTPGEEIRRLEAEIVKERQRIKQEEVKMQEVYQQQVAINRMKNEFIVSSGSEMSHTAQATLGIAELLVAGVYGEISPNQKTALEDLMKLAKQLKVNIDDLIEYGSARGR; this is encoded by the coding sequence ATGAACACTCTTTTGAATAATCCCTTGGTTTTGGCGGGAGCCGGACTTGCTTTAATTGTGTTATTGGTGGCGATATTGATTTTCAGGCGGTCGCGGTCGGGAGGCAAAAAAAGCGAAAAGCAAATTCGTGAAGAACTGGCGGCGCTTGAACGCGAAAATCATTTTGCCAGCGATGCCAATTGGGTTTCCTACACGGATTCAGGGGAAGAGGTTGCCAGTCAAATTGCTCGCCTATTTCGTGAACATCTTTCCATACAACTTTTTAAAATTTATGCCGGGCGGGATAATCAAGCGGTATTCCAAAATATTTTACCGAAAGATTCAACCGGGTTGGTTACCAATGAACTGGCGCAGGCGGCGAACCTTCCAGCGGAAGTCTCTGCACAATCGGCTCTGAATTTTACCTGGCCGCAAATTTCCAATATCAATGTTCTCGCCCCGGATAAAGCCTTTGGTGAGGGCGAAGCCATAACGATTATTCCGTGGCGAGGGGCATACGGTTGGAGCGGTATCATGGTAGGCAATCCGCTTACCACGCCGCCCAATGATGTGCTGGCGAAATATAAACAACCGATTAATGATTTAACTACCAAACTTGCCATCGCGCTTGAAATGGCGCAAGCCAAAGGCTCTTCTGCTTCCGGTTCATCACTGCCCAACGGGGATTCATTTTATAAAACGTTATTAAAATCCATAGACGAAGAGAACCCTTACCCGGAAATTCTGAAAGACATCACTGCCATCATTGGCGCAGATAGCGCCGCGCTGTGGATGCCGGATGCGGGCAGCCAGGTATTAAAATTGGAAGCGGCTTATGGGTTGCGTTCATCTGAATTTTTACCGCAACCTCAGGGACAGGGTTTAACCGGAACGGTTTTTGATACAAAAGCGCCACTGGCTTTAGAAGATGCGCCCGCCGACCCGCGTTGTCTGTTTCCGCGTGAGGCTCGCGAAAGCGGCATCGTTTCCTATTTAGGGGTGCCCTTAATGAGCAACGGCACTGCCCTAGGGGTTTTGGAAGTTCACACCAACAAACCGAAATGGTGGGAAGAACGCGACGCCGACAACCTTGAAAAAATCGCCCAAACCGTCAGTGAGTTCATTCAAAAAAAATCCAATCGCAACAATCGCTTTCAGGTAGAGAATGCTTATTTAGGACTATCGGAGGCTTTGCAACTTTTACGCTCACCGGATGAGTTAATGAATGCGGTTGTCGAAGTCCTCGGTCATGCCTTGAATGTATCAAGGGCTTTGGTGGTTGATTTAGCGAAAACTCCTGTGGTGATTAAACATGAATTTAAAGCCGAAGATGCCCGACCGGGACTCGGGTTTTCGTTTAATGATGCCGGGGTGCAACAAATTATTGCAGCGGTTGGTAAAAACCTTCGCCATAACATTGCCGATTCGGCGGCGCGTTCGCTTCTGGGCGAACAAATCGCCCACAGTCTCGATGTGCAATCCGAGTTGGCGATTCCGGTAAAAATCAATGGTCGGGTGCGTGCCTTGATTTTGCTTCATCAATGCGCCACCAATCGGGAATGGCGACAAAGTGAAATCGATTTTTCAGAACGTGTCGGTCGGCAATTGGCGCTTTCGCTTGCCAGTCTGGAAACCCAGGTTCAGGTGCCTGCTGTTGCCGCTTACCAAACCGGCGATTTGGATAAAAGCGCCCAAACCATTTTGAATGCCTTATCCGAATCCATCATCGGGTTGGATAAAGATGGGCGAATTGCCTTTTTTAATGCAACAGCGCAAACCCATCTGGGATTGATGCCTGATGATCTTGGCAATCCGGCAACTTTAACCGATTCCCTAACCATGACGGATGATTATTTCTGGAATCGGGTGATTGCCTGCAAAGAAAAGACCCAGTTCGATGCGGTTTTAAAAGTCGCTGCGAATAACCCCTCGGTGTCGCAGGCAAGGGCATTCAATAACCATGGAAAAGCTCAGGTCAATGTCAATATTTCGCCATTGCGAAATGATGACAATCAAATCAATGGTTTTCTGGTGTTAATCAATCCGGCGGCGGAAGAGGCTGAAACTACTGCGAACCTGAATTTGCGTCTGGTTCAGTTGAAGGAAGAGTTGGCGGTTGTCGAGAAAAATCTGGCGGAAGCCAAATCCGCAGAGATGCAGGCGCGGTTGCGTATCGAAAAATTAAACTCGCTGGCGGCAAGCGGGAAAACCCCCGGTGAAGAAATCCGCCGCCTCGAAGCCGAAATCGTCAAAGAACGACAACGCATTAAACAAGAAGAAGTCAAAATGCAGGAGGTCTATCAACAGCAGGTAGCCATCAATCGCATGAAGAATGAATTTATCGTGTCTTCAGGTTCTGAAATGTCTCATACGGCTCAAGCCACTCTGGGGATTGCAGAATTATTGGTCGCCGGAGTTTATGGTGAGATAAGCCCCAATCAAAAAACTGCCCTTGAGGATTTAATGAAATTGGCTAAACAACTCAAGGTCAATATTGATGATTTGATTGAATATGGTTCCGCGAGGGGACGTTAA